One part of the Prunus persica cultivar Lovell chromosome G5, Prunus_persica_NCBIv2, whole genome shotgun sequence genome encodes these proteins:
- the LOC18776974 gene encoding homeobox-leucine zipper protein HAT5 gives MAGGRVYSGGASSSSLSVLLQNQRGPCASEPLDSLFLSGSSNSSSASPFLGSRSMVSFEDVRGGNGSNRSLFHQYEHEDNGDDDLDEYFHQPGKKRRLTVDQVQFLEKSFDMENKLEPERKILLAKDLGLQPRQVAIWFQNRRARWKNKQLEKDYEVLQANYNSLKADCESLAKENEKLKSEVLVLSEKLPHKEKESGTSELSDTNKVSQEPTQNPTADSLSECEVSKVSAVASKQEDLSSGKSDIFDSDSPHYTDGVHSSILEPGDSSYVFEPDQSDLSQDEEDNLSKSLLPPYIFPKLEDVDYSDTPVNSCNFGFPVEDHAFWSWSY, from the exons ATGGCCGGTGGTAGGGTATATAGCGGTGGTGCTTCTTCGTCCAGCTTAAGTGTTTTGCTTCAGAATCAGAGGGGCCCTTGTGCTTCTGAGCCTCTTGATTCTCTGTTCCTTTCTGGGTCTTCTAATTCTTCCTCTGCTTCTCCTTTTCTGG GTTCAAGATCTATGGTGAGTTTCGAAGATGTTCGTGGAGGAAATGGATCGAATAGGTCATTGTTCCACCAGTATGAGCACGAAGACAATGGGGACGACGACTTGGATGAGTATTTCCATCAACCTGGAAAGAAGAGGCGGCTGACTGTTGACCAAGTCCAGTTTCTAGAGAAAAGCTTTGACATGGAGAATAAGCTTGAACCGGAAAGGAAAATCCTTCTCGCAAAGGACCTAGGCTTGCAGCCTAGGCAAGTTGCAATATGGTTCCAGAACCGCCGGGCAAGGTGGAAAAATAAACAGCTGGAGAAGGATTACGAGGTTTTGCAAGCCAACTACAATAGTCTCAAAGCTGATTGTGAGAGCCTTgctaaagaaaatgaaaaactaaagTCTGAG GTTCTTGTTCTCTCGGAAAAGCTGCCccacaaagagaaagagagtggaACCTCAGAACTCTCTGATACCAACAAAGTGTCTCAAGAGCCGACGCAGAATCCAACAGCCGATTCGCTTTCAGAGTGTGAAGTATCCAAAGTCTCAGCTGTGGCCTCTAAGCAGGAAGATCTTAGTTCAGGCAAGAGTGATATATTTGATTCAGATAGCCCACATTACACTGATGGGGTTCATTCTTCAATATTGGAGCCTGGTGATTCTTCATATGTTTTTGAACCTGATCAGTCTGACCTTTCccaagatgaagaagataacTTGAGCAAAAGCCTGTTGCCTCCATACATCTTCCCAAAGCTCGAAGATGTTGATTACTCCGACACGCCTGTAAATTCATGTAATTTCGGATTCCCAGTGGAAGATCATGCCTTTTGGTCCTGGTCTTACTAA
- the LOC18777061 gene encoding uncharacterized protein LOC18777061, producing the protein MAAKWCPSVDSFFDRSTLLCETIARKLFPLEECKKGNSVEEEEADYVSRVREWLMNEVLEPLRKVIKEGYEEKYVPYERRGEDPRVKKYLMCVNSKKIEAGAMLPHQIIGYVNDRNFRELAEAQWKAMVEEMYSKQGKFKNCLAVCDVSGRMSRDPMNFSLGLGLLVSELSEEPWKGKVFTFSRNPQLLLIQGDDLKSKCAFMRRMDNQDWDGETDFNKVFDLILEVAVKGNLKPEQMIKRLYVFTSDQDFDDASANSSKTDYRTIQSKFKEKGAMWCHA; encoded by the coding sequence ATGGCAGCCAAGTGGTGCCCTTCCGTCGATTCCTTCTTTGATCGCTCCACGTTGCTCTGTGAGACCATTGCAAGGAAGCTTTTCCCTCTAGAGGAATGCAAGAAAGGTAATTCtgttgaggaggaggaggcggATTACGTGTCAAGAGTTCGAGAGTGGCTGATGAATGAAGTTTTGGAGCCCTTGAGGAAAGTCATTAAAGAAGgttatgaagaaaaatatgtacCCTATGAAAGAAGGGGAGAGGACCCTCGGGTGAAGAAGTATTTGATGTGTGTCAACTCAAAAAAGATTGAAGCAGGTGCTATGCTTCCACATCAGATCATAGGCTATGTGAATGACCGCAATTTCAGGGAACTGGCTGAGGCTCAGTGGAAGGCGATGGTGGAGGAGATGTATTCAAAGCAGGGAAAGTTCAAGAACTGCTTAGCTGTGTGTGACGTCTCTGGAAGGATGTCTAGGGATCCCATGAATTTTTCATTGGGTTTGGGACTGTTGGTGTCTGAGCTGAGTGAAGAGCCATGGAAAGGAAAGGTCTTCACTTTTAGTCGAAATCCTCAGCTACTTTTGATACAAGGCGATGATCTTAAGTCCAAGTGCGCGTTTATGAGGAGGATGGACAACCAGGACTGGGACGGGGAGACTGATTTTAACAAGGTGTTTGATTTGATCCTGGAAGTGGCTGTGAAGGGGAACTTGAAGCCAGAGCAAATGATCAAGAGGTTGTATGTGTTCACCAGTGACCAAGATTTTGATGATGCTTCCGCAAATAGCTCGAAGACTGATTATCGGACAATACAGAGCAAGTTTAAGGAGAAAGGAGCGATGTGGTGCCACGCGTAG
- the LOC18778080 gene encoding uncharacterized protein LOC18778080 has translation MKPGQVQALCILKACKNYMANTSQLTRRAPTTLVGPPELKSLSPPLQPPQPQLVPKPAFSLSHGTKIPCSYGNACLDLYFHVLPGTPDSGSYLKQLLPLAWSHNSLTTLKLICKLPGGNGDLEELFYTAALWLHQNHPKTLAHNLLPIAGSLVRFRSLLEVLYGVLEGRDDANYKRKRIKRMQKLLDYYDDLIIKTVGSGRRTSSKKREEIIAMAKKAIEMYEGDQDYQFLHERVSDIYAECLKYDIKSLKKFEQQEKDNVNDPKHSLKLRLTDAASWCPSVDSFFDRATLLCESIAKKVFPREQCSQGSCAEEEEEEADYTSRVRERLMKEVLEPLRKAMDEGIEDMFPRKQHSCPIEKYLNDVKAGGESKINVSAILPHDIIGYVSDKNFGQLVEHQWKAMVEKIYLKQGKFKNCLAVCDVSARMSGYPMDMSISLGLLVSELGEEPWKGKVITFSRNPQLHSIQGSDLKSKYTFMRTMDNQHWDGETDFQKVFDLILQVAVNGNLKPEQMIKRLFVFTSDQDFDDASFNSWETDYEAIQRKFKEKGYGDVVPRILFWNLNDNDMPIPVAHATEQGVARLSGFSYNLVKCFLENDGEIGPHHLMEIDISCSRYQRLAVVD, from the coding sequence ATGAAACCAGGGCAAGTGCAAGCGCTCTGTATTCTCAAAGCATGCAAAAACTATATGGCCAATACTTCACAACTCACAAGAAGGGCTCCTACAACTCTTGTTGGTCCTCCAGAGCTCAAATCTTTATCGCCGCCGCTACAACCACCACAACCCCAATTAGTACCGAAACCCGCTTTCAGCCTTAGCCACGGGACCAAGATCCCCTGCTCCTACGGTAACGCCTGCCTTGATCTCTATTTCCACGTCCTGCCAGGCACTCCGGACTCCGGTAGCTATCTGAAACAACTGCTCCCGCTGGCCTGGTCCCACAATTCCTTAACCACCCTCAAGCTCATCTGCAAGCTACCAGGCGGAAACGGCGACCTAGAAGAATTGTTCTACACGGCGGCGCTTTGGCTCCACCAGAACCACCCCAAGACCCTAGCGCACAACCTCCTGCCAATTGCTGGGTCGTTGGTGCGTTTCAGATCCCTTCTCGAGGTTCTGTACGGGGTTCTAGAAGGCCGGGATGATGCCAACTACAAGAGGAAGAGGATAAAGAGAATGCAAAAGCTGCTGGattattatgatgacttgatAATTAAAACAGTAGGCAGCGGGAGGCGTACTAGTAGcaagaagagagaggagatcATCGCCATGGCCAAGAAAGCTATTGAGATGTACGAGGGTGACCAAGATTATCAGTTTCTACATGAGCGGGTTTCGGATATTTACGCTGAGTGCTTGAAGTATGATATCAAAagtttgaagaaatttgagcaGCAGGAAAAGGACAATGTCAATGATCCTAAGCACTCCTTGAAGTTGAGGTTAACAGATGCAGCGAGTTGGTGCCCTTCCGTGGATTCCTTTTTCGACCGAGCCACTTTGCTCTGCGAGAGCATTGCAAAGAAGGTTTTCCCGCGAGAGCAATGCTCGCAAGGCAGTTGTgctgaggaggaggaggaggaggctgATTACACGTCCAGAGTCCGAGAGAGGCTGATGAAGGAGGTTTTGGAGCCCTTGAGGAAGGCCATGGACGAAGGCATTGAAGATATGTTTCCAAGAAAGCAGCACTCATGTCCGATTGAGAAGTATTTGAATGATGTCAAAGCTGGTGGAGAGTCTAAGATCAATGTAAGTGCTATTCTTCCACATGATATCATAGGCTACGTGAGTGATAAAAATTTCGGGCAACTGGTTGAGCATCAGTGGAAGGCAATGGTTGAGAAAATCTATTTAAAGCAGGGAAAGTTCAAGAATTGTTTGGCTGTATGTGACGTCTCAGCAAGGATGAGTGGATATCCCATGGATATGTCAATCTCCTTGGGACTGTTGGTGTCTGAATTGGGTGAAGAGCCATGGAAAGGAAAGGTGATCACTTTCAGTCGAAATCCTCAGCTACATTCGATACAAGGCAGTGATCTAAAGTCCAAGTACACATTTATGAGGACGATGGATAACCAGCATTGGGACGGTGAGACTGATTTTCAGAAGGTGTTTGATTTAATTCTTCAAGTGGCTGTGAATGGGAATTTGAAGCCAGAGCAAATGATCAAGAGGCTCTTTGTGTTCACCAGCGACCAAGACTTTGATGATGCTTCTTTCAATAGCTGGGAGACTGACTATGAGGCAATACAGAGAAAGTTCAAGGAGAAAGGGTATGGTGATGTGGTGCCACGCATACTGTTTTGGAATCTGAATGACAACGACATGCCTATACCAGTGGCGCATGCTACAGAACAAGGTGTGGCGAGGTTGAGTGGCTTCTCCTATAATTTGGTCAAGTGCTTCTTGGAGAATGATGGGGAAATTGGCCCCCATCATCTCATGGAAATAGACATCTCTTGCTCGCGGTATCAACGTCTGGCTGTAGTAGACTGA
- the LOC18776209 gene encoding protein NRT1/ PTR FAMILY 4.6, translating into MAEAHHLDIWEGYVDWRNRPAIKGCHGGMLAASFVLVVEILENLAFLANASNLVLYLSKFMHFSPSTSANIVTNFMGTAFLLALLGGFLADAYFTTYCIYLISAAIEFMGLLILTIQAQIPSLRPPTCLSVSTNSPCQEVHGGKTVMLFAGLYLVALGVGGIKGSLPPHGAQQFDETTQQGRKQRSAFFNYYVFCLSCGALVAVTFVVWIEDNKGWQWGFGISTATILISIPLFLLGSPKYRTKIPAGSPITTMFKVITAAICNACKARNPSNAVTNMAITPSYTNDPSEREEKISQTPSESLKFLNRAVTIRPVHPMLKCTVKQVEEVKIVLKILPILMSTIMLNCCLAQLSTFSVQQAATMNTQLGSFKVPPASLPVFPVLFIMILVPVYNLAIIPFARKITKTEMGITHLQRIGIGIILSVIAMAVAAVVEMKRKNVAAKYGQLDSAEPLPITFLWVALQYLFLGSADLFTLAGMMEFFFTEAPMSMRSLATALSWASLAMGYYLSSVLVSIVNDVTGAYRHTPWLFGDNLNHYHLERFYWLMCVLSGLNFLYYLLWASRYKYRSTGSDFKENQNPTTL; encoded by the exons ATG GCTGAAGCACACCATTTGGACATATGGGAAGGCTATGTAGATTGGAGGAACAGACCTGCCATAAAAGGCTGTCATGGCGGCATGCTTGCTGCTTCCTTTGTCTTAG TGGTGGAGATACTGGAGAACCTGGCTTTCCTGGCCAATGCAAGCAACCTTGTGCTATACCTGTCTAAATTCATGCATTTTTCTCCATCCACTTCTGCCAACATTGTAACCAATTTCATGGGCACCGCCTTCCTCCTTGCTCTCCTTGGTGGCTTTCTAGCTGATGCTTACTTCACCACCTATTGCATCTATTTGATAAGTGCTGCCATAGAATTCATG GGGTTACTGATTCTCACAATCCAAGCTCAGATACCATCACTAAGGCCACCAACCTGCCTTTCAGTGAGCACCAACAGTCCATGCCAGGAAGTTCATGGTGGGAAAACAGTGATGTTATTTGCAGGCCTCTATCTGGTGGCACTTGGAGTTGGAGGAATAAAAGGTTCTCTTCCCCCACACGGGGCTCAGCAGTTTGATGAGACAACCCAACAAGGCCGGAAGCAGAGATCTGCATTCTTCAACTACTATGTCTTCTGTCTCTCTTGTGGGGCTCTTGTTGCAGTCACGTTTGTGGTATGGATTGAAGACAATAAAGGCTGGCAATGGGGCTTTGGGATTTCCACTGCAACAATACTGATCTCCATCCCACTCTTCCTCCTAGGCTCTCCTAAATACAGGACCAAAATTCCTGCAGGAAGTCCAATTACAACTATGTTTAAG GTTATTACTGCAGCAATTTGCAATGCCTGCAAAGCTAGAAATCCTAGCAATGCTGTCACCAACATGGCCATAACCCCATCTTATACAAATGACCCTagtgagagagaagaaaagataagTCAAACTCCATCTGAGAGCCTCAAGTTCCTTAACAGAGCAGTGACTATTAGACCAGTCCATCCAATGCTAAAATGTACTGTAAAGCAAGTCGAAGAGGTGAAGATAGTGTTAAAAATTCTCCCTATCCTTATGTCTACCATAATGCTAAACTGCTGCCTAGCTCAACTCTCCACATTCTCAGTGCAACAAGCAGCCACCATGAATACTCAGCTCGGTTCCTTTAAGGTTCCACCGGCTTCTCTCCCTGTCTTCCCTGTCCTCTTCATCATGATCCTTGTCCCGGTTTATAACCTTGCAATCATTCCATTCGCaagaaaaataaccaaaactGAAATGGGGATCACTCATCTACAGAGAATTGGGATTGGAATAATTCTTTCAGTCATTGCCATGGCAGTGGCTGCTGTGGTGGAAATGAAGCGAAAGAACGTAGCAGCTAAATATGGACAACTAGACTCTGCTGAACCTCTGCCCATCACATTCCTTTGGGTGGCTTTACAGTACTTGTTCCTTGGCTCAGCTGACCTTTTCACATTGGCTGGAATGATGGAATTCTTCTTCACAGAAGCTCCAATGAGCATGAGATCTTTGGCCACAGCTCTCTCTTGGGCATCTCTAGCCATGGGATATTATCTTAGCTCAGTGCTTGTGTCCATCGTCAACGATGTCACCGGGGCGTATAGGCACACACCATGGCTATTTGGCGACAACTTGAATCATTATCACCTTGAGAGGTTTTACTGGTTGATGTGTGTCTTAAGTGGATTGAACTTTTTGTACTATCTCTTATGGGCCAGCCGCTACAAATACAGATCAACAGGATCTGATTTCAAGgaaaatcaaaacccaacaacccTCTAA